A genomic stretch from Desulfolutivibrio sulfodismutans DSM 3696 includes:
- a CDS encoding HD-GYP domain-containing protein, producing MGKNVGSVVDGEAKNLFFAVHPLLIFPETLGTFKVYIKQAGRFVLYAGQGELFTPRHRTKLHDSGVTEVYILAQERQNYQDYVERHLPRILADEEVPVRERSRVLHSAATGIVQDVFDNKLPTGMTKREYSRILSFVDKSVQFLSRDEALKQIAALASHDYSVYSHSVQVFVYATAILQAMHVEEELVVATGVGALLHDLGKMAVDKAILHKPGPLTQEERRVVETHPVKGVACCMGMPLSPEVTACILLHHERINGSGYPGGITGEAIPLHVRVLSAADVYDAMTTKRPYAEASSPFEALRVMRDDMPGAFDVEVFKTLVMVLSGAHIV from the coding sequence GTGGGCAAGAATGTGGGCTCTGTGGTGGACGGGGAGGCGAAAAACCTCTTTTTCGCCGTTCACCCGCTTTTGATCTTCCCGGAAACCCTGGGGACGTTCAAGGTCTACATCAAGCAGGCCGGGCGGTTCGTGCTGTACGCCGGCCAGGGCGAACTGTTCACCCCCCGCCACCGCACGAAACTCCATGACAGCGGCGTCACCGAGGTCTACATCCTGGCCCAGGAGCGCCAGAATTATCAGGACTACGTGGAGCGGCATCTGCCCCGGATCCTGGCCGACGAGGAGGTGCCGGTGCGGGAGCGGTCCCGGGTGCTGCATTCGGCGGCCACGGGCATCGTTCAGGATGTCTTCGACAACAAGCTGCCCACGGGCATGACCAAACGGGAATATTCCCGCATCCTGAGTTTCGTGGACAAGTCCGTGCAGTTTTTGTCCAGGGACGAGGCTCTCAAGCAGATCGCCGCCCTGGCCTCCCACGACTATTCCGTCTATTCCCACAGCGTGCAGGTCTTCGTCTACGCCACGGCCATCCTGCAGGCCATGCATGTGGAGGAGGAGCTTGTGGTGGCCACGGGGGTCGGCGCCCTGCTCCACGACCTGGGGAAGATGGCCGTGGACAAGGCCATCCTGCACAAGCCCGGGCCCCTCACCCAGGAGGAGCGCCGGGTGGTGGAGACCCATCCGGTCAAGGGCGTGGCCTGCTGCATGGGCATGCCGCTTTCCCCGGAGGTCACGGCCTGCATCCTTTTGCATCATGAACGCATAAACGGCTCGGGCTATCCCGGCGGCATCACGGGCGAGGCCATCCCCCTGCATGTGCGGGTTCTGTCCGCCGCCGACGTCTACGACGCCATGACCACCAAGCGTCCCTACGCCGAGGCCTCTTCGCCCTTCGAGGCCCTGCGGGTCATGCGCGACGACATGCCCGGGGCCTTCGACGTGGAGGTCTTCAAGACCCTGGTCATGGTGCTCAGCGGGGCACACATCGTCTGA
- a CDS encoding 2-phosphosulfolactate phosphatase has product MNILIANLLSGAAKAKGTAVVIDVFRAASTACYAVAAGAARIIPTGTVEQALALKAAHPEFVVMGERGCLKPDGFDFGNSPTEIKDADLSGKTVVHATSAGTRGILAAMESAQDVLFMSFVNLSATGSYLVARMPEVVTLAAMGRAGETPAPEDKLCAMYLKNELEGVPNVMDAIRSFVRNTPSAEIFFGASAIVPETDFDLCLDLDAFDFVLRAGRSPEGFVELLPLGPGRGRLTPDATSGDVRAV; this is encoded by the coding sequence ATGAATATCCTCATCGCCAATTTGCTGTCGGGCGCGGCCAAGGCCAAGGGCACGGCGGTGGTCATCGACGTGTTCCGGGCCGCTTCCACGGCCTGCTACGCCGTGGCCGCGGGTGCTGCGCGCATCATCCCCACAGGCACCGTGGAGCAGGCCCTGGCGCTCAAGGCCGCCCACCCCGAGTTCGTGGTCATGGGCGAGCGCGGGTGCCTGAAACCCGACGGCTTCGATTTCGGCAATTCACCTACGGAAATCAAAGACGCTGATCTGTCCGGCAAGACCGTGGTCCACGCCACCAGCGCCGGAACCCGGGGCATCCTGGCGGCCATGGAATCGGCCCAGGATGTGCTGTTTATGTCCTTCGTCAATCTTTCCGCCACGGGTTCCTATCTGGTGGCCAGGATGCCCGAGGTGGTCACCCTGGCGGCCATGGGCCGGGCCGGAGAGACTCCGGCCCCGGAAGACAAGCTGTGCGCCATGTACCTCAAAAACGAACTGGAGGGCGTGCCCAACGTCATGGACGCCATCCGCAGCTTTGTGCGCAACACCCCGAGCGCCGAGATTTTTTTCGGAGCGTCGGCCATCGTGCCTGAAACCGATTTCGATCTCTGCCTGGACCTGGACGCCTTCGACTTCGTGTTGCGGGCTGGCCGCTCTCCGGAGGGATTCGTGGAGCTTCTGCCCTTGGGGCCCGGCCGGGGGCGGCTGACGCCGGATGCGACGTCCGGGGATGTCCGCGCCGTATGA
- a CDS encoding class I SAM-dependent methyltransferase, with the protein MRAAHDISKTAFVINVSRARREDVSLDVYARLWVTPEATALWEDLARDVYPDDDMSSSLRNRFYLERLRAFAARWERPACINVAAGFSMYPYLVESPARFVEIDYPHIVDYKRRRLAAWEEADVLPRREVAFFGADLSRPDDVEALGRALPGWAGREGTPAMVIMEGITYYLARPVLDRLFALFAAHLPADSLVAFERWPTDAADYPVFVRLENYLTARFGWASHGYTLLDAADVAAIPGFAVQESMDMAQAERIWSGTGLLADRSQRLPIFFTVLRKT; encoded by the coding sequence ATGCGCGCCGCGCACGACATTTCCAAAACGGCCTTCGTCATCAACGTTTCCCGGGCCAGGCGCGAGGACGTGAGCCTCGACGTCTACGCCCGGCTGTGGGTCACGCCCGAGGCCACGGCCCTGTGGGAGGACCTGGCCCGGGATGTCTACCCGGACGACGACATGTCCTCCTCCCTGCGCAATCGCTTCTATCTGGAGCGCCTGCGGGCCTTTGCCGCCAGGTGGGAGCGGCCCGCCTGCATCAACGTGGCCGCCGGATTCTCCATGTATCCGTACCTGGTGGAGTCTCCGGCCCGCTTCGTGGAGATCGACTACCCGCACATCGTGGACTACAAGCGCCGCCGTCTGGCCGCCTGGGAGGAGGCGGACGTGCTGCCCCGCCGCGAGGTGGCCTTTTTCGGCGCGGACCTGTCCCGGCCGGACGACGTGGAGGCCCTGGGCCGGGCCCTGCCGGGCTGGGCCGGCCGGGAGGGGACGCCGGCCATGGTGATCATGGAGGGCATCACCTATTATCTGGCCCGTCCGGTGCTGGACAGGCTTTTCGCCCTCTTCGCGGCCCATCTCCCGGCCGACTCCCTGGTGGCCTTCGAGCGCTGGCCGACCGACGCCGCCGATTATCCCGTGTTCGTCCGCCTGGAGAACTACCTGACCGCCCGCTTCGGCTGGGCCAGCCACGGCTACACCCTGCTCGACGCCGCCGACGTGGCGGCCATCCCGGGATTCGCCGTCCAGGAGTCCATGGACATGGCCCAGGCCGAGCGGATCTGGTCGGGAACCGGTCTTTTGGCGGACCGGTCACAGCGGCTGCCCATCTTTTTCACCGTGCTGCGCAAGACCTGA
- a CDS encoding 3D domain-containing protein, producing MKVCICIVASIVFCFTSIAFADIHGLKDTYHIGQSVRATVTAYTDNPRENMGAGKPVGTAIGTKIRPGIVAVSRDLLRAGWEYGKKVYIEDLGVFIIEDTMSPRFSKRIDIAVSDMRHAQTIGKRPGRLVMLLHPKDAAKPVRMYSGDLSDTKDES from the coding sequence ATGAAAGTATGTATTTGTATTGTTGCTTCCATAGTGTTTTGTTTCACGTCCATTGCCTTTGCGGACATTCACGGCCTCAAAGACACCTACCACATCGGACAGTCCGTCCGGGCCACGGTCACCGCCTATACCGACAACCCCCGGGAGAACATGGGGGCCGGAAAACCCGTGGGCACGGCCATCGGCACCAAAATCAGGCCGGGCATCGTGGCCGTTTCCAGGGATCTGCTCCGGGCGGGGTGGGAATACGGAAAAAAGGTCTATATCGAGGATCTCGGCGTATTCATCATTGAGGACACCATGTCGCCACGCTTCAGCAAACGCATCGACATTGCGGTAAGCGACATGCGACATGCTCAAACGATCGGGAAACGTCCCGGACGGCTCGTGATGCTGCTGCATCCCAAGGATGCCGCAAAGCCCGTCCGTATGTACAGCGGCGACCTTTCCGACACAAAAGACGAAAGCTGA
- a CDS encoding C25 family cysteine peptidase — MAATYSHTYTIASPQLRTLPGGAVVLEIEGAMQNSSVVGAPIVPMLTSRLYVPSDQTVEQVEVNFGPMRTLPGSYVLAHGVSPRPMSDTSPATPEAADQSIYGSDAPYPPRTWERLSDQTLLGYRLVLTDFFPARYAPASGRLEVAETVTVTVHTATGKNAVATGLPPRGNVQDMAEAAAFVDNGAALREDAAGTAAKNATLDRQYLLITTAALQSAFTPLLTHRASAAGGGFTTASVTVEAIAASQAGRDLAEKIRNYIKDSYASHGARFVVLGGDADGVQANQAIPTRGCPATVGSYSESYIPADSYYACLDGTWDGNANNVFGESTDGGDGGDIDWLAEVAVGRIPADTAAEAQTAIAKIIAFETSTNPFKALLAGEKMDNNATPTWGGDRMDYLYEAMNGMSRDTLYDRDLAPNTWTASTMQSMLSGNAYNMVFHLGHANVTYSMRLTNSNLDALANTKYFLVYTQGCYSSSFDGRRIDGSYSATDSMGEEFLVRNSHGAFATLGNSRYGWYNPGTYVAGSSNLVHRKFVDAVFQSNTRRLGLANNASKATLSYTDPTYRWISFAVNLMGDPATPLNLSCSDTSIAMSLVTPTAPFRARQATPTLIQARLNTGCGDALFGATVQASFTTGDAPVALYDDGAHQDGVAGDGLYGGIWTPVSVAESASLTVKASKTGYYTVTQGISGIVIGPSPYVMSSRIYSWVDDSSATTLFTNAQGYSSQVNLGFAFPFYGQTYTSMHVYSSGAISFTSSGGNGYNTVIPSATSPNALVAVYWDDLAEETALGSRVSWQRIGTSPNSRVVVTWRNVRHHYESVTTAPATFQVILSERTGEITMQYANVTFSSSSFSKGASATVGIENADGSDGVQYSALTPSLSAGQAILFSPKKDGALVPIMMQLLLQ, encoded by the coding sequence TTGGCCGCGACGTATTCCCATACTTACACCATCGCCAGCCCCCAGTTGCGCACCCTGCCGGGCGGCGCGGTCGTGCTTGAGATCGAAGGGGCGATGCAAAATAGCAGCGTGGTTGGCGCGCCCATCGTACCCATGCTGACCTCGCGCCTGTATGTCCCGTCGGACCAGACCGTGGAGCAGGTCGAGGTGAACTTCGGGCCCATGCGGACCCTGCCCGGGAGCTACGTCCTGGCCCACGGGGTGTCTCCCCGGCCCATGAGCGACACCTCCCCGGCGACGCCGGAGGCTGCCGACCAGTCCATCTACGGCAGCGATGCGCCGTATCCGCCCCGGACCTGGGAACGGCTGTCGGACCAAACCCTGCTCGGCTACCGCCTGGTGCTCACGGACTTTTTCCCGGCACGCTACGCCCCGGCCTCGGGCCGCCTGGAGGTGGCCGAGACCGTGACGGTCACGGTGCATACCGCGACGGGAAAAAACGCCGTCGCCACGGGACTGCCCCCCCGGGGAAACGTCCAGGACATGGCGGAAGCCGCCGCCTTCGTCGACAACGGAGCTGCCCTCCGGGAGGACGCGGCCGGGACCGCCGCCAAAAACGCCACCCTGGACCGGCAATATCTGCTCATCACCACCGCCGCCCTGCAATCGGCGTTTACCCCGCTTCTGACCCACCGGGCCTCAGCCGCCGGGGGCGGGTTCACCACGGCCAGCGTCACCGTGGAGGCCATCGCCGCCTCCCAGGCCGGACGCGACCTGGCGGAGAAGATCCGCAACTACATCAAGGACAGCTACGCCAGCCACGGCGCCCGGTTCGTGGTCCTGGGCGGCGACGCGGACGGGGTGCAGGCGAATCAGGCCATTCCCACCCGGGGCTGCCCGGCCACGGTGGGCTCCTATTCCGAAAGCTACATCCCGGCGGATTCCTACTATGCCTGCCTGGACGGCACCTGGGACGGCAACGCCAATAACGTCTTCGGCGAGTCCACGGACGGCGGGGACGGCGGGGACATCGACTGGCTGGCCGAGGTGGCCGTGGGCCGCATCCCGGCCGACACGGCGGCGGAGGCCCAGACCGCCATCGCCAAGATCATCGCCTTCGAGACGTCGACCAACCCGTTCAAGGCGCTTCTGGCCGGCGAAAAGATGGACAACAACGCCACTCCCACCTGGGGCGGCGACCGTATGGACTACCTGTATGAGGCCATGAACGGCATGTCCCGGGACACCCTGTACGACCGGGATCTGGCCCCGAACACCTGGACCGCCTCCACCATGCAGTCCATGCTGTCCGGAAACGCCTACAACATGGTCTTCCACCTGGGCCATGCCAACGTCACCTACAGCATGCGGCTTACGAACTCCAATCTGGACGCCCTGGCCAATACGAAATACTTCCTTGTCTACACGCAGGGCTGCTATTCCAGTTCCTTCGACGGCCGGAGGATTGATGGCAGCTACTCCGCAACGGACAGCATGGGCGAGGAGTTCCTGGTCAGAAACTCCCACGGCGCCTTCGCCACCCTGGGCAATTCCCGCTACGGCTGGTACAATCCGGGAACCTACGTGGCGGGTAGCTCGAACCTCGTGCACCGCAAGTTCGTGGACGCCGTGTTCCAGTCGAACACCCGCCGCCTGGGGCTGGCCAACAACGCCTCCAAGGCAACCCTCTCCTACACCGATCCGACCTATCGCTGGATCAGTTTCGCCGTGAACCTCATGGGCGACCCGGCCACCCCCCTGAACCTCTCCTGCTCAGACACGTCCATCGCCATGTCCCTGGTCACGCCCACCGCCCCCTTCCGGGCCAGACAGGCCACGCCCACCCTGATCCAGGCCCGCTTGAACACGGGCTGCGGCGATGCCCTGTTCGGGGCCACGGTCCAGGCGTCCTTCACCACCGGGGACGCGCCGGTCGCCCTGTACGACGACGGCGCCCACCAGGACGGGGTGGCCGGGGACGGCCTGTACGGCGGGATATGGACCCCGGTCAGCGTGGCGGAAAGCGCCAGCCTGACCGTGAAGGCGTCAAAGACGGGATATTACACGGTCACCCAAGGGATTTCCGGGATCGTGATCGGCCCGAGCCCCTATGTGATGTCCTCCAGGATCTACTCCTGGGTGGACGACTCCTCGGCCACCACCCTTTTCACCAATGCCCAGGGCTATTCCAGCCAGGTCAATCTGGGGTTCGCCTTCCCCTTCTACGGCCAGACCTACACCTCCATGCACGTCTACTCCAGCGGGGCCATCAGCTTCACCTCCAGCGGCGGCAACGGCTATAACACCGTCATCCCCAGCGCCACGTCGCCCAACGCCCTGGTGGCCGTGTACTGGGACGATCTGGCCGAGGAGACGGCCCTGGGCAGCCGGGTGTCCTGGCAGCGCATCGGAACCTCGCCCAACTCCCGGGTGGTGGTGACCTGGCGCAACGTGCGCCACCACTACGAGTCCGTGACCACGGCCCCGGCCACCTTCCAGGTGATCCTGTCCGAACGCACCGGGGAGATCACCATGCAGTACGCCAACGTGACCTTCAGCAGCAGTTCCTTTTCCAAAGGAGCCAGCGCCACGGTGGGCATCGAGAACGCGGACGGCTCGGACGGGGTGCAGTACAGCGCGCTCACGCCCAGCCTGAGCGCCGGGCAGGCCATCTTATTCTCCCCCAAAAAGGACGGGGCGCTTGTACCGATCATGATGCAGCTTCTCTTACAATGA
- a CDS encoding SpoIIE family protein phosphatase gives MPLRWKLFLFLLAFSLIPMVVVSAVHRQETRQLGTTIGEGINVGISGLVARELTQTAKDSAVVMARSKTALDFAVEVVARETEKALATGGADPVGKALAAASDFGRPGMGPTDLAPRPGYGLPATDGHAPLAISRTMASWTAPGGTPEAALRQGQAVLGGVAPGLREIFEQLPDVISFVGVVLETGPCAVYPGHGRFPADFDPRTSAWYREAREVSAAGSLRSVWKGPAPDPVTGRMVFTVARPIIGPDGVFAGAAFLDVFLPQALHEGEMSDQWSAALRSYLVSRVPDPGTGKDALRIWAGPENDAHLSLAIAMSGDRITSGPWLLSEDGPRYEAFMERMAAQPAGSTVMTFQGQECFWAYASPLPGMQFVLVLPSAVVAPYADEALQEVGAASSMALATAGAASVAVLLAAALGAFVGSKSVTNPLAEVMRAWKRVAAGDFSIRLDFKTRDERAAMAQAFNETMPKLADHLRLRESLQLAKEVQGNLLPKAPPCLPGLDVAGVNLSCDETGGDYFDYFPVQRRGMTELAVVIGDVTGHGVPSALLMATGRALLLAAGQELAGADETPPPWRRLTVANRLLAEDVGDSGRFMTLFWAEIHPETGRVCWVRAGHDPAYLLEPGDRPPVELHGAGLPLGIVPDFVYQEQEVVLAPGQILLMGTDGIWEARDASDAMYGKDRFLEVARRHAAEPAAAIRDAVLADLAAFKGGLPLEDDVTLVVVSRPRPA, from the coding sequence ATGCCCCTGCGCTGGAAACTGTTTCTGTTTCTTTTGGCCTTCAGCCTGATCCCCATGGTGGTCGTCTCCGCCGTGCATCGCCAGGAAACCCGCCAGCTCGGGACGACCATCGGCGAGGGGATCAACGTCGGCATCTCGGGCCTCGTGGCCCGGGAACTCACCCAGACGGCCAAGGACTCAGCCGTGGTGATGGCCCGCAGCAAGACCGCCCTGGATTTCGCGGTGGAGGTCGTGGCCCGGGAAACGGAAAAGGCGCTGGCCACCGGGGGGGCCGACCCGGTCGGGAAGGCCCTGGCGGCCGCTTCCGATTTCGGCCGTCCCGGGATGGGGCCGACGGATCTGGCCCCCCGGCCGGGATACGGCCTCCCGGCCACGGACGGCCACGCGCCCCTGGCCATCAGCCGCACAATGGCGTCCTGGACCGCGCCCGGAGGAACCCCGGAGGCGGCCTTGCGGCAGGGGCAGGCCGTCCTCGGCGGCGTGGCCCCGGGTCTTCGGGAGATCTTCGAGCAGCTCCCGGATGTCATCTCGTTTGTCGGCGTGGTCCTGGAGACCGGTCCCTGCGCGGTCTATCCCGGGCATGGCCGCTTTCCGGCGGATTTCGACCCCAGGACATCGGCCTGGTACCGGGAGGCCAGGGAGGTGTCTGCCGCCGGGAGTCTCCGGAGCGTCTGGAAGGGGCCTGCCCCGGACCCGGTCACGGGCCGGATGGTCTTCACCGTCGCCAGGCCGATCATCGGGCCGGACGGCGTCTTTGCCGGGGCGGCTTTTCTGGACGTGTTTTTGCCCCAGGCGTTGCATGAGGGCGAGATGTCCGACCAGTGGTCGGCGGCCCTGCGTTCGTATTTGGTGTCGAGGGTTCCCGATCCGGGCACGGGGAAGGACGCCCTGCGGATATGGGCCGGTCCCGAGAACGACGCACACCTTTCTTTGGCCATTGCCATGTCCGGGGATCGGATCACGTCCGGTCCCTGGCTCCTGTCCGAGGACGGCCCGCGCTATGAGGCGTTCATGGAACGCATGGCCGCCCAACCGGCCGGATCGACGGTGATGACCTTTCAGGGGCAGGAATGCTTCTGGGCCTATGCCTCGCCCCTGCCCGGGATGCAGTTTGTGCTGGTCCTGCCCTCGGCGGTGGTGGCCCCCTATGCCGACGAGGCCCTGCAGGAGGTGGGGGCTGCCTCGTCCATGGCCCTGGCCACGGCGGGCGCGGCCTCCGTGGCGGTGCTCCTGGCGGCGGCCCTGGGGGCGTTTGTGGGGTCGAAGAGCGTGACCAACCCCCTGGCCGAGGTGATGCGGGCCTGGAAGCGGGTGGCGGCCGGGGATTTTTCCATACGCCTGGATTTCAAAACCCGGGACGAGCGGGCCGCCATGGCCCAGGCCTTCAACGAGACCATGCCCAAATTGGCCGACCACCTGCGGCTGCGCGAGTCCCTGCAACTGGCCAAGGAGGTGCAGGGGAACCTGCTGCCCAAGGCCCCGCCCTGCCTGCCGGGGCTGGACGTGGCGGGGGTCAACCTGTCGTGCGACGAGACCGGCGGCGACTATTTCGACTATTTTCCCGTCCAGCGCCGGGGGATGACGGAATTGGCCGTGGTGATCGGCGACGTGACCGGGCATGGGGTGCCCTCGGCCCTGCTCATGGCCACGGGGCGGGCCCTGCTCCTGGCTGCCGGGCAGGAGTTGGCTGGGGCCGACGAGACCCCGCCGCCCTGGCGGCGGCTCACCGTGGCCAACCGGCTTTTGGCCGAGGATGTGGGGGATTCGGGCCGGTTCATGACCCTTTTCTGGGCCGAGATCCATCCGGAGACGGGACGGGTCTGCTGGGTGCGGGCCGGACACGACCCGGCCTATCTGCTTGAGCCCGGGGACCGGCCGCCCGTGGAGTTGCACGGGGCCGGGCTGCCTCTGGGGATCGTGCCCGATTTCGTCTACCAGGAGCAGGAGGTCGTGCTCGCCCCGGGGCAGATCCTGCTTATGGGCACCGACGGCATCTGGGAGGCCCGGGACGCCTCGGACGCCATGTACGGCAAGGACCGCTTCCTGGAGGTGGCCCGGCGACACGCCGCAGAACCGGCGGCCGCGATCCGCGATGCGGTCCTGGCCGATCTGGCGGCCTTCAAGGGCGGGCTGCCCCTGGAGGACGATGTGACCCTGGTGGTGGTGTCGCGACCCAGGCCCGCATGA
- a CDS encoding CBS domain-containing protein encodes MRVTDIMTARPLSLGENDSLGTASRLMQDMFIRHIPIVDADGRLTGLLSQRDLLAASHRKDDSTPIKEIMRTDVTTVGPLESLRRAAEIMIYNKFGCLPVVVDGRPEGIITEADFLKLAIFPLASEPGRKGKA; translated from the coding sequence ATGCGCGTCACCGACATCATGACCGCCCGCCCCCTGTCTCTTGGGGAAAACGACAGCCTGGGGACCGCCAGTCGGCTCATGCAGGACATGTTCATCCGGCACATCCCCATTGTGGACGCCGACGGCCGCCTCACCGGCCTGCTCAGCCAGCGCGATCTTTTGGCGGCGTCCCATCGCAAGGACGACAGCACCCCGATCAAGGAAATCATGCGTACGGACGTGACCACGGTGGGGCCGCTGGAATCCCTGCGCCGGGCTGCGGAAATCATGATCTACAACAAATTCGGCTGCCTGCCCGTGGTCGTGGACGGCAGGCCGGAGGGCATCATCACCGAGGCCGACTTTCTCAAACTGGCCATTTTTCCCCTGGCCTCAGAGCCGGGGCGCAAAGGCAAGGCGTGA
- a CDS encoding response regulator, whose translation MKFLFVDDDDSILLFLGECLSPYASCVPARNGAEAVSAFDQAMAESDPFTVVFMDILMPDMDGNRVVRQLRHMEEQRGVSESGRFKLVMISVCTDTKNVSESFFDGMADAYIPKPLRADALLRELRKLGMLPAAS comes from the coding sequence ATGAAGTTCCTTTTTGTGGACGACGACGACAGCATCCTGCTTTTTCTGGGCGAATGCCTTTCGCCCTACGCCTCGTGCGTGCCTGCGCGAAACGGCGCCGAGGCCGTCTCGGCCTTTGATCAGGCCATGGCCGAGAGCGACCCGTTCACCGTGGTCTTCATGGATATCCTCATGCCGGATATGGACGGCAACCGGGTGGTGCGGCAGTTGCGCCACATGGAGGAACAGCGGGGGGTGTCCGAGTCCGGGCGCTTCAAGCTGGTGATGATCTCCGTGTGTACGGACACCAAAAACGTCAGCGAATCCTTTTTCGACGGCATGGCCGACGCCTACATCCCCAAGCCCCTGCGGGCCGACGCCCTGCTGCGGGAGTTGCGCAAGCTCGGCATGCTCCCGGCCGCCTCCTGA
- a CDS encoding enoyl-CoA hydratase-related protein, whose protein sequence is MAASRFDTDNAFFSASLEDDVLVVRDKDAIIRHTTDLSVTDAFFDYMEGVAREPRIRAVVFLGSPNKPGGLETIQFYRQVMEAPREHYFLERLFNLVNTYTVALTGFEKITIRAECGRISSFHLNMGLACDYRIVSDDAVFENASAELGLVTKGGGAYFLSRLVGYRVASKVLLWNRFSAEEALDLGIVDRVVPRDKLEEETIRFARAQLARPVSTLIGVRKLLKSDEEALKKSLAIEDQLIHNRINHPGFAGQLAEYLKDHAEG, encoded by the coding sequence GTGGCCGCTTCCCGCTTTGACACCGACAATGCCTTTTTTTCCGCCAGTCTTGAGGACGACGTCCTGGTCGTGCGCGACAAGGACGCCATCATCCGCCACACCACCGACCTTTCCGTCACCGACGCCTTTTTCGACTACATGGAGGGCGTGGCCCGCGAACCGCGCATCCGGGCCGTGGTGTTTCTCGGATCGCCGAACAAGCCGGGCGGCCTGGAGACCATCCAGTTCTACCGCCAGGTCATGGAGGCCCCGCGCGAACACTACTTCCTGGAACGCCTCTTCAACCTGGTCAACACCTACACCGTGGCCCTGACGGGATTTGAAAAAATCACCATCCGGGCCGAATGCGGGCGCATTTCCTCCTTCCACCTGAACATGGGGCTGGCCTGCGACTACCGCATCGTCTCCGACGACGCGGTGTTCGAGAACGCCTCCGCCGAGTTGGGTCTGGTGACCAAGGGCGGGGGGGCCTATTTCCTGTCCCGGCTCGTGGGGTATCGGGTGGCCTCAAAGGTGCTTCTGTGGAACCGCTTCTCCGCCGAAGAGGCGCTGGACCTGGGCATCGTGGATCGGGTGGTTCCCCGGGACAAGCTCGAGGAAGAGACCATACGCTTTGCCCGGGCCCAGCTCGCCAGACCCGTATCGACCCTCATTGGGGTGCGCAAGCTGCTCAAGAGCGATGAAGAGGCCCTAAAAAAGAGCCTGGCCATCGAGGATCAGCTCATCCACAACCGGATCAACCATCCCGGCTTCGCCGGACAACTCGCCGAATACCTCAAGGACCACGCCGAGGGCTGA